In Thermothelomyces thermophilus ATCC 42464 chromosome 2, complete sequence, a single window of DNA contains:
- a CDS encoding glycosyltransferase family 32 protein (CAZy_ID 267838) codes for MRIPLRLSFVLWAIALLVFLGHAISRLLFFRSLFFEHSGIRLTQPEVATAAVDSAGPSGARRQYIPKIIHNVFHNWREPGNDTLPADMAAMRQTCIDTNPDFEFKLWTEKESREFIEREYPWFLKTYDGYRYPVQRVDTVRYFLMQHYGGIYMDLDNGCKTDLTPLLYYPLWVTDGGRGALSNNILASRPGHPFWHRLTLSLIPYDWKWPLPYVTIMYASGQWFLTAIWEEYHALLPKPGSSSPAGADGHGYEHEHRLYRVMMDMAPGADPWVFFSHQEGGGGTWNNWDNELFAAIGDHLLLFFALLFAGIWLVAWTALRCLRRYRVGYTRLSKHPGSSVV; via the exons ATGCGCATCCCTCTTAGGCTGTCCTTCGTTCTCTGGGCCATTGCCCTCCTGGTCTTTCTCGGACATGCCATCTCGCGATTGCTCTTCTTTCGATCCCTCTTCTTCGAGCATTCCGGAATCCGCCTGACGCAACCCGAGGTCGCTACCGCCGCAGTGGACTCGGCCGGCCCCAGTGGTGCCCGCCGACAATACATTCCCAAGATTATCCATAATGTCTTCCACAATTGGCGTGAGCCCGGAAACGACACGCTGCCGGCGGACATGGCTGCTATGCGGCAGACGTGCATCGATACGAACCCGGACTTCGAATTCAAG CTATGGACCGAGAAAGAATCGCGAGAATTCATCGAGCGGGAGTACCCGTGGTTCTTGAAGACCTACGACGGTTACCGGTACCCCGTGCAGCGCGTCGATACGGTCCGGTACTTTCTCATGCAGCATTACGGTGGCATCTACATGGACCTGGACAAC GGCTGCAAAACCGACCTGACCCCGCTCCTCTACTACCCCCTCTGGGTGACGGACGGCGGCCGTGGCGCGCTCAGCAACAATATCCTCGCCTCGCGGCCGGGCCACCCGTTCTGGCACCGCCTGACGCTGTCGCTGATTCCGTACGACTGGAAGTGGCCGCTGCCGTACGTCACCATCATGTACGCGAGCGGCCAGTGGTTCCTGACGGCCATCTGGGAGGAGTACCACGCGCTGCTCCCCAAGCCCGGTAGCAGCAGCCCCGCGGGCGCGGACGGGCACGGGTACGAGCACGAGCATCGCCTCTACCGCGTCATGATGGACATGGCGCCCGGCGCGGACCCCTGGGTCTTCTTCTCTCAccaggagggcggcggcgggacgtggaacaattgggacaacgagCTGTTTGCCGCCATTGGCGACCACCTGCTCCTCTTCTTTGCCCTGCTCTTTGCCGGCATCTGGCTCGTGGCTTGGACCGCGCTGAGGTGCCTGCGCAGGTACCGCGTCGGTTACACGCGGTTGAGCAAGCATCCCGGCAGCAGCGTGGTTTAA
- a CDS encoding glycoside hydrolase family 61 protein (CAZy_ID 267912) has translation MLLLTLATLVTLLARHVSAHARLFRVSVDGKDQGDGLNKYIRSPATNDPVRDLSSAAIVCNTQGSKAAPDFVRAAAGDKLTFLWAHDNPDDPADYVLDPSHKGAILTYVAAYPSGDPTGPIWSKLAEEGFTGGQWATIKMIDNGGKVDVTLPEALAPGKYLIRQELLALHRADFACDDPAHPNRGAESYPNCVQVEVSGSGDKKPDQNFDFNKGYTCDNKGLHFKIYIGQDSQYVAPGPRPWNGS, from the coding sequence ATGCTCCTCCTCACCCTAGCCACACTCGTCACCCTCCTGGCGCGCCACGTCTCGGCTCACGCCCGGCTGTTCCGCGTCTCTGTCGACGGGAAAGACCAGGGCGACGGGCTGAACAAGTACATCCGCTCGCCGGCGACCAACGACCCCGTGCGCGACCTCTCGAGCGCCGCCATCGTGTGCAACACCCAGGGGTCCAAGGCCGCCCCGGACTTCGTCAGGGCCGCGGCCGGCGACAAGCTGACCTTCCTCTGGGCGCACGACAACCCGGACGACCCGGCCGACTACGTCCTCGACCCGTCCCACAAGGGCGCCATCCTGACCTACGTCGCCGCCTACCCCTCCGGGGACCCGACCGGCCCCATCTGGAGCAAGCTTGCCGAGGAAGGATTCACCGGCGGGCAGTGGGCGACCATCAAGATGATCGACAACGGCGGCAAGGTCGACGTGACGCTGCCCGAGGCCCTTGCGCCGGGAAAGTACCTGATCCGCCAGGAGCTGCTGGCCCTGCACCGGGCCGACTTTGCCTGCGACGACCCGGCCCACCCCAACCGCGGCGCCGAGTCGTACCCCAACTGCGTCCAGGTGGAGGTGTCGGGCAGCGGCGACAAGAAGCCGGACCAGAACTTTGACTTCAACAAGGGCTATACCTGCGATAACAAAGGACTccactttaagatctacatCGGTCAGGACAGCCAGTATGTGGCCCCGGGGCCGCGGCCTTGGAATGGGAGCTGA
- a CDS encoding fumarate reductase/succinate dehydrogenase flavo protein-like protein, with translation MQHIVRVGVSLGFLAATAATAAAATIGGKCTNTIVRDVAVIGGGASGAHAAVWLRDNGYSVVVVEKADQLGGHTNFYRDPVTGKEINVGVQAWMEYKDSFEFPKRMNVSTSGSMSFTPNTAQYIDFTTGLPVAGYKAPATEEMYAALQRYLDVLEKYEDMVLPGFFNFPEPGAIPEDLLMPFGEFVAKYNLEAAVPQIWDSTAQGLGDTMNVPTLWVIQASGVPMVRALLGQAAAAVPASGRLYDLFESIADFLGDDVLYSSTVVSSTRYDATRNPKKGVSLTVRGPGGKLTCVEAKRLLVSIEPTLANMAPFDLDRSELTILSKFQYTTVYAGILRHPSLQTLNAYTGRTTGPASLNYTAFPVAPQVGRIDYVGDTQDLFQFTAVGTAADTSKIMQALLSGSIDAMIAAGTLPAAPGGSSVDYAIFADHGPMHARVSAAELRAGFIQQLYSLQGRRNTFYTGAAFSAGFSTVLWEFNKVLLPKVVEGL, from the exons ATGCAGCATATCGTGCGTGTCGGGGTCAGCCTCGGCTTCCTTGCGGCGACAGCGGCGACAGCGGCGGCCGCTACGATCGGCGGCAAGTGCACCAACACCATTGTGCGCGACGTTGCCGTCATCGGTGGCGGTGCCTCCGGTGCCCACGCTGCAGTCTGGCTGCGCGACAATGGTTACAGCGTTGTGGTCGTCGAGAAGGCCGACCAACTG GGCGGCCACACCAACTTCTACAGGGACCCGGTCACGGGCAAAGAGATCAATGTCGGGGTGCAGGCCTGGATGGAGTACAAGGACAGCTTCGAGTTCCCCAAGCGCATGAACGTGTCGACTAGCGGGTCCATGTCCTTCACGCCCAACACGGCCCAGTACATCGACTTCACGACGGGGCTGCCCGTTGCGGGCTACAAGGCGCCCGCGACCGAGGAGATGTACGCGGCCCTGCAGAGGTACCTCGACGTGCTCGAGAAGTACGAGGACATGGTGCTGCCGGGCTTCTTCAACTTCCCCGAGCCGGGCGCCATCCCCGAGGACCTGCTCATGCCGTTCGGCGAGTTCGTAGCCAAGTACAACCTCGAGGCTGCCGTCCCCCAGATCTGGGACTCGACCGCCCAGGGCCTCGGCGACACCATGAACGTGCCGACCCTCTGGGTCATCCAGGCCTCGGGCGTCCCCATGGTCCGCGCCCTGCTGGgccaggccgccgccgccgttccCGCCTCGGGCCGGCTGTACGACCTGTTTGAGAGCATCGCCGACTTCCTCGGCGACGACGTCCTCTACTCGAGCACCGTCGTCTCCTCCACCCGCTACGACGCCACCCGCAACCCCAAGAAGGGCGTCTCGCTGACCGTGAGGGGCCCCGGCGGCAAGCTCACCTGCGTCGAGGCCAAGCGGCTGCTGGTCTCGATCGAACCGACGTTGGCCAACATGGCCcccttcgacctcgaccggTCGGAGCTGACGATCCTGTCCAAGTTCCAATACACCACCGTCTACGCCGGCATTCTCCGGCACCCGTCGCTGCAGACGCTCAACGCCTACACCGGCCGCACCACCGGCCCGGCCTCGCTCAACTACACCGCCTTCCCCGTGGCGCCCCAGGTCGGCCGCATCGACTACGTCGGCGACACCCAGGACCTGTTCCAGTTCACCGCCGTCGGCACCGCCGCCGACACGTCCAAGATCATGCAGGCGCTCCTGTCCGGGTCCATCGACGCCATGATCGCCGCCGGCACCCTCCCGGCCGCgcccggcggcagcagcgtcGACTACGCCATCTTTGCCGACCACGGCCCCATGCACGCCCGCGTCTCGGCCGCCGAGCTCCGCGCCGGCTTCATCCAGCAGCTCTACTCCCTCCAGGGCCGCCGCAACACCTTCTACACCGGCGCCGCCTTCTCCGCCGGCTTCTCCACCGTCCTGTGGGAGTTCAACAAGGTGCTGCTGCCCAAGGTGGTCGAGGGACTCTGA